GATAGAACAGACGTTAACGTTTAGTGCCTCGAACGTGGGGGCAACCCAATGCTAGTGGCTTGGTGCGACTTTTATTACTTTTTCATAAAAGTAACCGACAGGGTCCGAATAAATTTTGTACACGTGTCAACAACTGGATCAATAAAGCTGAAAATCAACGGCTCACTTATTTTCTGACTAAACAGTCGTCGTTTCTAAAATTTCGGGTccagtaaaaactaaaaaaatctcCGTTGCCGGGACTCGAACCCGGGTCTCTCGGGTGAGAGCCGAGTATCCTGACCAGCTAGACTACAACGGATTTTGTTTACTACATGTACAATGTTCTAATTCACTACATATCTTCCTTTGGTCTCTTGTTGCTGCGAAGCGAGTCCAAAAATTCAAACATTTTTTGGTATTTCctttttcatttgtttaaaatttcaaacttttattaattcattaattaTTCTTTCTTTAATCAATCCTCAAGGAGAgtacaaaagaagaaaaatacatGTAACAAAAGCATCAAAAGAGAGGCTTTTTCCCATTGATCATTCCAAACAAATGATCAAGAACTTGTCTACCAGCATCACGAAGACCTGAGTGCATATACTCATTCGTTACCCAAAGCCTAACACCCGAAATCTGAGAAGCTGTTTCCATCACTAGCTTGAAGTTTACATACATATCTTCATAGTATACTGCGGCAGCAACAGGCACCTAACCAGAAATAAAATCATGAAATAAAACTGTTTGATCAATAAGAATgaaaaatgattaataatacCTTGTTGGTTTTTAATGTAGCAGCATCGTATAACGGAGGCCAATCCTCTTTCTTGGCCAAGATATCTGCGGCAGCTTTGAATGGTTTCAAGGCATGGATCTCATCAAACATCCATGGAAATATCATCTGCAAAAATCAAATCCAAATTCTCATTTCAATGCGAGTGTCGAGAAATCAAccttaaaattcaaaactactCCAAACAAGTTACCTCTCCAGTGAAGAGTACATTTTGGCCTTCTTTGACTGCTCTCATTGCATCAAATTTGTGCTCAAATTTTTCCCGTAATCTATGAGCAGACCATCTTGATGAAGCACCCTAAGAAAGTTTCCAATTAATAAAGTGTGAAACAGGAAAGAAGATGAGGAAGAATATACCTCACAGTATATAGCCTCGTGGAGAAGAGCATAGAGTGGGTTTGTATCAAAAGAATGCCAAGTCTCAAACTGCAAAACATATCCTCCAACCATATAATCAGACTCTATTGATTCCATCTTACAACAGATCAATAACAATTCTCTTACAGCGTTTAAGAAGAACTGACTGATACGCTTTGGTGATCCAGGTACTAAAATAGGATCCCATACTCTCTCCAACCTATGATCAAGAAAGAAAGGCAAGGTTTAATACAGAGAttgataaaagaaatattaacaaAGCTGAACTCTCTCTCTTACATGTAATGCAGGCGCTCAAAACCAGTGCTTGATCCTAAACCAGAAAGACCAAGAGTTTGAAGACCATGGGGAGTGAGGACGCCTCCTGATGGAAGAGATACCTAAAGACAAAGAATTCAAAGACAAgtaattaaactaaaactaaactgGTCAGTGAAATTAGAGGAATTGTTTTGGACCCCTTCCTCTCACCCCTCCACCTTCAGATTCAGCCAAGTAAGTCACAAGCTCACGAACAATCTCAACGTCTTCAGGGAACCTCTTGTAGTATTTTTCGTTCTGACGAACAACTTGCTCAAAACCAGCATCATACACATCATCTGCTGTGCATGGTTTGCCAATCGGTGGGATTCCTCCGGTTATCAGCACTTGTTTTAGTCCTTGAGGCGCAAAGCTCAGGTAAGTCAATGCACAGAAGCCACCAAAACTCTGCAGAAACACCAATCCACATgaataacaaatcaaatcaCAAGAACTGAAGCAGAGCCTGAACACATTACCTGACCCAAGATAGTCCAGGGATCAGCATTAGGAACAAGACGAACTCTGATAAACTCAGCATCGTTGACTATATTATCAGCTCGGAAGTGAACCAAGTAATCAGCTAAATCACTAGCTGATTTGAACTGAAGCATAGAGGAAGACGTCAACGGAGTTGACAAGCCTGTTCCTCTCTGTgcaagaacaaaacaaaaaaaaaagtgagtgAAACAGAGAGACTAATAAGAAAGGAGTGTTGAGAGAGT
The sequence above is drawn from the Raphanus sativus cultivar WK10039 chromosome 7, ASM80110v3, whole genome shotgun sequence genome and encodes:
- the LOC108814367 gene encoding uncharacterized protein LOC108814367, which codes for MLAIHALLTPIPLRRITIPKLTPFILSQSESSSGSFSGLITFYRRRRSYRVITSMAAAGSGSISTEHVTEKWFSVPELRLRNHRFSVPLDYSKNSPKITVFAREIVAVGKEEQALPYLLYLQGGPGFEGPRPSESGGWIQRACEEFRVILLDQRGTGLSTPLTSSSMLQFKSASDLADYLVHFRADNIVNDAEFIRVRLVPNADPWTILGQSFGGFCALTYLSFAPQGLKQVLITGGIPPIGKPCTADDVYDAGFEQVVRQNEKYYKRFPEDVEIVRELVTYLAESEGGGVSLPSGGVLTPHGLQTLGLSGLGSSTGFERLHYMLERVWDPILVPGSPKRISQFFLNAFETWHSFDTNPLYALLHEAIYCEGASSRWSAHRLREKFEHKFDAMRAVKEGQNVLFTGEMIFPWMFDEIHALKPFKAAADILAKKEDWPPLYDAATLKTNKVPVAAAVYYEDMYVNFKLVMETASQISGVRLWVTNEYMHSGLRDAGRQVLDHLFGMINGKKPLF